Proteins found in one Polyangiaceae bacterium genomic segment:
- the grxC gene encoding glutaredoxin 3, with amino-acid sequence MAARVVMYRTKFCGYCMLAKRLLVKKGVPFEEIDVSGDAERRAWLLQVTGLQTVPQIFIGERPIGGYLELHLLERAGKLDALLAGE; translated from the coding sequence ATGGCCGCCCGGGTCGTCATGTACCGCACGAAGTTCTGCGGGTACTGCATGCTGGCCAAGCGCCTCCTGGTGAAGAAGGGTGTCCCGTTCGAGGAGATCGACGTCTCCGGGGACGCCGAACGGCGCGCCTGGCTGTTGCAGGTTACCGGTCTCCAGACGGTGCCCCAGATCTTCATCGGTGAGCGCCCCATCGGCGGGTACCTGGAGCTTCACCTGCTGGAGCGCGCCGGGAAGCTCGACGCCTTGCTCGCGGGGGAGTAA
- a CDS encoding 4Fe-4S binding protein yields MLKALLARARQGHRTLKYPAGPPVEQPARFRGLPVLDQTKCPEGCEACIDSCPTVAIARGEELTLDLGRCLLCTECTRACPTGAIELTKDARLAVRRREHLRLRSGAELERAHALEGELMQLFGRSLKLRQVSAGGCNACEADCNVLGTVVWDMGRFGIQFVASPRHADGLLITGPVTENMRLALQKTYAALPDPKLVIAVGACAISGGPFLESDAQHGGADGTVPVDLYVPGCPPHPLTILDGLLRLLGRVQS; encoded by the coding sequence GTGCTCAAGGCGCTGCTCGCCCGTGCTCGTCAGGGGCACCGGACCCTGAAGTACCCGGCTGGTCCGCCCGTGGAGCAGCCGGCGCGCTTCCGCGGCCTGCCGGTGCTCGACCAGACGAAGTGCCCCGAAGGCTGCGAGGCGTGCATCGACTCTTGCCCGACGGTCGCCATCGCGCGAGGCGAAGAGCTCACGCTGGATCTCGGTCGCTGCCTGCTCTGCACGGAGTGTACGCGGGCGTGCCCGACCGGGGCCATCGAGCTGACCAAGGACGCGCGCCTTGCGGTGCGACGGCGCGAGCACCTCCGGCTCCGCTCGGGCGCCGAGCTCGAGCGAGCGCACGCGCTCGAGGGGGAGCTCATGCAGCTCTTCGGCCGCTCGCTCAAGCTCCGCCAGGTCAGCGCGGGCGGCTGCAATGCCTGTGAGGCCGACTGCAACGTGCTCGGCACCGTCGTCTGGGACATGGGCCGCTTCGGCATCCAGTTCGTCGCCTCGCCGCGCCACGCCGACGGCCTGCTCATCACCGGTCCGGTCACCGAGAACATGCGCCTGGCGCTCCAGAAGACCTACGCCGCGCTCCCGGATCCGAAGCTGGTCATCGCCGTGGGCGCCTGCGCCATCAGCGGCGGCCCGTTCCTGGAGAGCGACGCGCAGCACGGCGGCGCGGACGGCACGGTGCCCGTGGACCTTTACGTGCCGGGCTGCCCGCCGCACCCGCTCACCATCTTGGACGGGCTCCTGCGCCTGCTCGGTCGCGTCCAGAGCTGA
- a CDS encoding collagen-like protein — MKTYSSTLALCLVGAAFLGCSGEDGAAGAKGAQGDPGAQGNPGAKGDPGDPGDPGAQGDPGAKGDPGDPGATGDAGQDWPGPAPAAYTAADGIKGGAAFSEWFGTNGAGKGTLAQYSLTVGSEFVRCKSCHGWDGLGNAGSYANRTGLSTGTATRPDVSDVNLRVTVATNTYQELYDLIEASWGRPMNLGSDNRHPDFSTFLDAGQIWNIVKFMREEWVEPNALYDLQVSGPPMHYEMVAGVWTLMKPTLTFSNIGKDGDAVAGKTLYGTKCQNCHGATGATVTLESGTMTLGQFVRAKPHEAWFKIKFGQGTAMAPGDVKATSDLKNLYKALANTTDFPDK; from the coding sequence ATGAAGACATATTCGAGCACGCTTGCGCTTTGCCTCGTCGGCGCGGCCTTCCTGGGTTGCAGCGGTGAAGACGGCGCCGCCGGGGCAAAAGGAGCACAGGGAGATCCGGGCGCGCAGGGCAACCCTGGAGCGAAAGGCGACCCCGGGGATCCGGGCGATCCGGGTGCCCAGGGCGATCCGGGCGCCAAGGGCGATCCCGGGGATCCAGGCGCCACGGGCGATGCCGGCCAGGATTGGCCGGGACCCGCGCCCGCGGCCTACACAGCCGCAGACGGGATCAAGGGCGGAGCGGCCTTCTCCGAGTGGTTCGGCACGAACGGCGCCGGCAAGGGCACCCTCGCCCAGTACAGCCTCACCGTCGGTTCCGAGTTCGTGCGCTGCAAGTCCTGTCACGGTTGGGACGGCCTCGGGAACGCAGGCTCGTACGCGAACCGAACCGGTCTCAGCACCGGCACGGCGACCCGCCCCGACGTCTCCGACGTGAACCTGCGCGTCACCGTGGCCACGAACACCTATCAAGAGCTGTACGACCTGATCGAGGCCAGCTGGGGTCGCCCCATGAACCTGGGCAGCGACAATCGTCACCCGGACTTCTCCACGTTCCTCGACGCGGGGCAGATCTGGAACATCGTGAAATTCATGCGTGAAGAGTGGGTGGAGCCGAACGCGCTCTACGACTTGCAGGTCTCTGGCCCGCCGATGCACTACGAAATGGTGGCTGGCGTGTGGACCCTGATGAAGCCGACCCTCACCTTCAGCAACATCGGCAAGGACGGCGACGCGGTCGCCGGCAAGACCCTGTACGGCACGAAGTGCCAGAACTGCCACGGCGCCACCGGCGCGACCGTGACGCTGGAGAGCGGCACGATGACGTTGGGACAGTTCGTGCGCGCCAAGCCTCACGAGGCGTGGTTCAAGATCAAGTTCGGCCAGGGCACCGCCATGGCTCCCGGCGACGTCAAGGCGACGTCTGACCTCAAGAACTTGTACAAGGCCCTGGCCAACACGACGGACTTCCCCGACAAGTGA
- a CDS encoding prepilin peptidase, with amino-acid sequence MPYWFQAATVVALGLAFGSFLNVVIYRLPRGENLAYPPSRCPHCGKAIRAFDNLPVFGWLLLLGKARCCGARISPRYPLVEALGGLAAWAVFEVRVATLPPETLWWKALVLFLPYFALALGLLAAAFIDLEYMILPDEITLGGTLLGVLTVPLRQEVTWTESLLGAAIGFVMIWLPFDVLYKKLRGRAGMGIGDAKLTMLAGAWFGWPGAVFALLAGAVQGTIAAVVVFVTQGKIEEPAAVKLEREELLRAIEEAETDEERRELEEELAADPIGEEAEEGLGQSRLPFGPFLVLATLEFMLFGKVIVETYLGYFWVM; translated from the coding sequence CTGCCGTATTGGTTCCAGGCCGCGACGGTCGTCGCGCTGGGGCTCGCCTTCGGCAGCTTCTTGAACGTCGTCATCTACCGGCTGCCGCGCGGAGAGAACCTGGCGTACCCGCCGTCGCGCTGCCCCCACTGCGGCAAGGCGATCCGAGCCTTCGACAACCTGCCCGTCTTCGGCTGGCTGCTGCTCCTGGGGAAGGCGCGCTGCTGCGGCGCGCGCATCTCGCCGCGCTACCCGCTGGTCGAGGCGCTGGGCGGGCTCGCGGCCTGGGCGGTCTTCGAGGTGCGCGTCGCCACGCTGCCGCCGGAGACGCTCTGGTGGAAGGCGCTCGTCTTGTTCCTGCCTTACTTTGCGCTGGCGCTCGGGCTCCTGGCCGCGGCGTTCATCGACCTCGAGTACATGATTCTGCCGGACGAAATCACGCTGGGCGGCACGCTGCTCGGCGTGCTCACCGTCCCGCTCCGGCAGGAGGTCACCTGGACCGAATCGCTGCTCGGCGCTGCCATTGGCTTCGTGATGATCTGGCTGCCGTTCGACGTGCTCTACAAGAAGCTCCGCGGCAGGGCCGGCATGGGCATCGGTGACGCGAAGCTCACCATGCTCGCGGGAGCGTGGTTCGGCTGGCCCGGGGCCGTGTTCGCCCTCCTGGCCGGTGCGGTGCAGGGCACCATCGCAGCCGTCGTCGTGTTCGTCACGCAGGGCAAGATCGAGGAGCCGGCGGCGGTGAAGCTCGAGCGCGAGGAGCTCCTGCGCGCCATCGAGGAGGCCGAGACGGACGAGGAGCGCCGGGAGCTGGAGGAGGAGCTCGCCGCGGATCCGATCGGCGAAGAGGCAGAGGAAGGCCTGGGCCAGTCGCGGCTGCCTTTCGGCCCGTTCTTGGTGCTGGCGACGCTGGAGTTCATGTTGTTCGGCAAGGTCATCGTCGAGACCTACCTGGGGTATTTCTGGGTGATGTGA
- a CDS encoding NADH-quinone oxidoreductase subunit C, translating to MSAKRARNAASVALAEIPRVPFQELAAELTASGARLASLFGAQTGEGLELYAVIAHDDDAELGLVRAPLPDRYPALTLACPEAHWFERELAEQWGVVPVGHPFLKPIRFHRSFRPGHDAWGRDPAEPIVPGDADFYRVAGDEVHEVAVGPVHAGVIEPGHFRLQCHGEQVLHLEISLGYQHRGVERAALGGPHRLTLAQMETIAGDTTVGHTTAYCQALEALARVAVPPRAQVVRAIGLELERLANHTGDLGALAGDVAYQPTAAFCGRLRGDFLNMTALIAGSRFGRGLIRPGGVGFDLDDELVSELRRRLDAAERDVRGAAELLFASAGTQARFEETGVVGKATMRSIGAVGVAARASGLPRDVRHDHPSGAYRFFQLPVATAERGDVYSRAFVRWLEMEDSIDFVRDRLDDLPRARPSAPVTELTPSSLVVSLVEGWRGELCHVALTDERGRLARYKITDPSFHNWFALALALRDQEISDFPLCNKSFNLSYAGHDL from the coding sequence ATGAGCGCGAAGCGAGCCAGGAATGCCGCCTCGGTGGCGCTCGCGGAGATCCCTCGAGTGCCGTTCCAGGAGCTGGCGGCCGAGCTGACGGCCTCCGGGGCCAGGCTCGCGAGCCTCTTCGGAGCGCAGACGGGCGAAGGACTGGAGCTCTACGCCGTGATCGCTCACGACGACGACGCCGAGCTCGGGCTGGTCCGCGCGCCGCTCCCGGACAGGTACCCCGCGCTCACGTTGGCCTGCCCCGAGGCGCACTGGTTCGAGCGCGAGCTCGCAGAGCAGTGGGGCGTCGTGCCGGTCGGGCACCCGTTCCTCAAGCCGATCCGCTTCCATCGCTCGTTCCGTCCGGGTCACGACGCTTGGGGACGCGATCCCGCCGAACCCATCGTGCCCGGCGACGCCGACTTCTACCGAGTGGCGGGCGACGAGGTGCATGAGGTCGCGGTCGGGCCCGTGCACGCGGGCGTGATCGAGCCAGGGCACTTCCGCCTCCAGTGCCACGGAGAGCAGGTGCTGCACCTCGAGATCTCCCTCGGCTACCAGCACCGCGGCGTGGAGCGCGCCGCCCTGGGCGGCCCCCACCGCCTGACGCTGGCCCAGATGGAGACAATCGCCGGCGACACGACCGTCGGTCACACGACGGCCTACTGCCAGGCGCTGGAGGCGCTGGCGCGCGTCGCCGTACCACCGCGCGCCCAGGTCGTGCGTGCCATCGGGCTCGAGCTCGAGCGCTTGGCCAATCACACCGGCGATCTGGGAGCGCTGGCCGGGGACGTGGCCTACCAGCCCACGGCGGCGTTCTGCGGGCGGCTCCGCGGCGACTTCCTGAACATGACCGCGCTCATCGCGGGCAGCCGCTTCGGCCGCGGTCTGATCCGCCCCGGTGGAGTGGGGTTCGATCTGGACGACGAGCTGGTGAGCGAGCTCCGCCGCCGCCTCGACGCCGCGGAGCGGGACGTGCGCGGCGCCGCCGAGCTCCTGTTCGCGTCCGCCGGCACGCAGGCCCGCTTCGAGGAGACCGGCGTCGTCGGCAAGGCCACCATGCGGTCGATCGGCGCGGTGGGCGTCGCAGCGCGGGCCTCGGGCCTGCCGCGGGACGTGCGCCACGACCACCCGAGCGGCGCGTATCGCTTCTTCCAGCTGCCCGTCGCGACCGCCGAGCGCGGCGACGTCTACTCGCGGGCGTTCGTGCGCTGGCTCGAGATGGAGGACTCCATCGACTTCGTCCGCGACCGCCTCGACGATCTGCCGCGGGCCCGACCGTCGGCCCCGGTGACGGAGCTCACCCCGAGCTCGCTGGTGGTGTCGCTGGTCGAAGGCTGGCGCGGCGAGCTCTGCCACGTCGCGCTCACCGACGAGCGCGGTCGCCTCGCTCGCTACAAGATCACCGACCCCTCGTTCCACAACTGGTTCGCGCTCGCGCTGGCGCTGCGCGATCAGGAGATCTCGGACTTCCCCCTGTGCAACAAGAGCTTCAACCTCTCCTACGCGGGGCATGATCTATGA
- the prmC gene encoding peptide chain release factor N(5)-glutamine methyltransferase: protein MSAATESPATETWTIAKVLAWATEDFRGRNIESARLDAELLLSEALRLDRIRLIVESQRPLSPGELGSFRELIKRRRLGEPIAYILGRREFFGLSFKVDQRVLIPRPDTEALVEVALERTRARYMFGNALDLCTGSGCVAVSFAKQRPTWRVTATDVSEPALGLALENAQRLGAVFGMRFLAGDLFAPIPASERFDLITANPPYIPEADVAKLDAGIRDFEPKVALSAGADGLDVIRRIVAEGVSRLVPGGVLALEVQYDQAPRVRELFARAGLVELATRRDLGGHERVVSGEVEG, encoded by the coding sequence ATGAGCGCAGCCACCGAGAGCCCGGCGACCGAAACCTGGACCATCGCCAAGGTGCTGGCCTGGGCCACCGAGGACTTCCGCGGCCGCAACATCGAGAGCGCGCGCCTGGACGCGGAGCTCCTGCTCTCGGAGGCGCTGCGGCTCGACCGCATCCGGCTCATCGTCGAGAGCCAGCGCCCGCTCTCGCCGGGCGAGCTCGGCAGCTTTCGCGAGCTGATCAAGCGGCGCCGGCTGGGCGAGCCCATCGCCTACATCCTCGGGCGTCGGGAGTTCTTCGGGCTGTCGTTCAAGGTGGACCAGCGTGTGCTCATCCCCCGGCCCGACACCGAAGCGCTGGTCGAGGTCGCGCTCGAGCGCACGCGCGCTCGCTACATGTTCGGCAACGCGCTCGACCTGTGTACCGGCTCGGGCTGCGTCGCGGTGAGCTTCGCCAAGCAGCGACCCACCTGGCGCGTCACGGCCACGGACGTGTCGGAGCCGGCGCTCGGGCTGGCGCTCGAAAACGCGCAGCGCCTGGGCGCCGTGTTCGGCATGCGCTTCCTCGCCGGCGATCTGTTCGCGCCGATCCCGGCGAGCGAGCGCTTCGATCTGATCACGGCCAACCCGCCCTACATCCCCGAGGCGGACGTCGCCAAGCTCGACGCCGGCATCCGCGACTTCGAGCCGAAGGTCGCGCTCTCCGCCGGGGCCGATGGCCTGGACGTCATCCGGCGCATCGTCGCGGAGGGAGTCTCGCGCCTGGTCCCCGGCGGCGTGCTCGCGCTGGAGGTCCAGTACGATCAGGCACCCCGCGTCCGGGAGCTGTTCGCGCGAGCCGGGCTCGTCGAGCTCGCGACGCGCCGGGATCTGGGCGGTCACGAGCGCGTGGTCAGCGGGGAGGTAGAGGGCTGA
- a CDS encoding phosphomannomutase/phosphoglucomutase: MSAHVFREYDIRGVADRDLTDDLVRKIGRGLAKMLRPATKAHPRVVVCRDCRRSGPRLFEALVHGLIEAGAEVVDVGVGPTPLMYFGVHHLDADGGVMITGSHNPGDENGFKIMKGKASFFGADLQKLAEYVESSSEPLGPRGSLESCPIEEAYLDELRKRVRLARKEMTVVIDAGNGAAGPLGVRALRDTGLSPVALYCDMNGSFPNHHPDPTVPKNLEVLIATVKEKGARVGIAWDGDGDRMGVVDASGEIVWGDRLLALFARDILRERKGATVIGEVKCSQSTYDDIAKHGGKPIMWKTGHSLIKTKMKEESAVLAGEMSGHFFFADRYFGYDDGIYAALRLLEILSRGDKTVVELLADLPQGVSTPEIRVDCPDALKFDVVAGVKERLRGKGELTEIDGARITYADGSWGLVRASNTGPVIVVRFEAPSEARLGEVRGEVEAALDESRREAESRRA; the protein is encoded by the coding sequence ATGAGCGCCCACGTGTTTCGCGAGTACGACATTCGCGGGGTCGCCGACCGTGACCTGACCGACGACCTGGTCCGGAAGATCGGCCGCGGTCTCGCCAAGATGCTCCGCCCTGCGACGAAGGCCCACCCGCGTGTCGTGGTGTGCCGCGACTGCCGGCGCTCCGGACCGCGGCTGTTCGAGGCGCTGGTGCACGGCCTCATCGAGGCCGGCGCGGAGGTGGTGGACGTGGGCGTCGGGCCGACGCCGCTGATGTACTTCGGGGTTCACCACCTCGACGCCGACGGCGGCGTGATGATCACGGGGAGCCACAACCCCGGCGACGAGAACGGCTTCAAGATCATGAAGGGCAAGGCGTCGTTCTTCGGCGCCGACCTCCAGAAGCTCGCCGAATACGTCGAGAGCTCGAGCGAGCCGCTCGGGCCTCGGGGCTCGCTCGAGAGCTGCCCCATCGAGGAGGCCTACCTGGACGAGCTGCGCAAGCGCGTCCGCCTGGCGCGGAAAGAGATGACCGTGGTGATCGACGCCGGCAACGGCGCCGCCGGACCGCTCGGGGTTCGGGCGCTGCGCGACACCGGGCTCTCGCCGGTGGCGCTCTACTGCGACATGAACGGCTCGTTCCCCAACCACCACCCGGACCCCACGGTGCCGAAGAACCTGGAGGTTCTGATCGCCACGGTGAAGGAGAAGGGGGCGCGCGTCGGCATCGCCTGGGACGGCGACGGCGACCGCATGGGCGTCGTGGACGCGAGCGGCGAGATCGTCTGGGGCGATCGCCTGCTGGCGCTGTTCGCCCGGGACATCCTGCGCGAGCGCAAGGGCGCGACGGTCATCGGCGAGGTGAAGTGCTCGCAGTCCACCTACGACGACATCGCCAAGCACGGCGGCAAGCCCATCATGTGGAAGACGGGGCACTCGCTGATCAAGACCAAGATGAAGGAGGAGTCGGCCGTGCTGGCCGGCGAGATGAGCGGGCACTTCTTCTTCGCCGATCGCTACTTCGGCTACGACGACGGCATCTACGCCGCGCTCCGGCTGCTCGAGATCCTGTCGCGCGGCGACAAGACCGTGGTCGAGCTGCTCGCCGACTTGCCCCAGGGCGTCAGCACCCCGGAGATCCGTGTGGACTGCCCCGACGCCTTGAAGTTCGACGTCGTCGCCGGCGTCAAGGAGCGCCTGCGCGGCAAGGGTGAGCTCACCGAGATCGACGGCGCGCGCATCACCTACGCGGACGGCTCTTGGGGTCTGGTGCGGGCCTCGAACACGGGTCCCGTCATCGTGGTGCGCTTCGAAGCGCCGAGCGAGGCTCGGCTCGGCGAGGTGCGCGGCGAGGTCGAGGCCGCGCTGGACGAGTCGCGCCGGGAAGCGGAGAGCCGCCGCGCATGA
- a CDS encoding YXWGXW repeat-containing protein: MARRSLTLLGLLGLACSSGIPGPPTGPHPGNAALIVSVEYPPPPAVAEVVPERPDNEDCVWLDGHWDWVAGRWEWQSGAWVVPPKGCYYRPVSMSWPQAGALQVLRAYWYPNNVDELTPEKAQRACAEPVSCGRPAQKYKPGGAAAQ; this comes from the coding sequence ATGGCGCGCCGCTCGCTGACGTTGCTCGGGCTCTTGGGGCTCGCCTGCAGCTCGGGCATTCCGGGACCGCCCACCGGTCCGCACCCTGGCAACGCGGCCCTCATCGTGAGCGTCGAGTACCCACCGCCGCCCGCGGTCGCGGAGGTGGTGCCGGAGCGGCCGGACAACGAGGACTGCGTCTGGCTCGACGGTCACTGGGACTGGGTCGCGGGGCGCTGGGAGTGGCAGAGCGGCGCCTGGGTCGTACCGCCGAAGGGCTGCTACTACCGTCCGGTCAGCATGTCGTGGCCCCAAGCCGGCGCGCTGCAAGTGTTGCGCGCGTACTGGTACCCGAACAACGTGGACGAGCTCACGCCGGAGAAGGCGCAGCGCGCGTGCGCCGAGCCGGTGAGCTGCGGGCGGCCGGCGCAGAAGTACAAGCCGGGCGGCGCCGCGGCTCAGTGA